In Paludibaculum fermentans, the genomic stretch TTCGGCTGATACAGCCCCAACGCCCCTCCGCTGGGCAGCATCAGCCGGGTCAGCCTGCCCCAGCGCTCTTCCTGGACCGGCGCTAACTCCACTCCACGGGCGCGTAACTCGCCCATCGTGGCCTCCAGGTCGTCGCACATCAGGTAGACCTCGGCCGGCAGCAGCGAGCCATTCTTGGGCAACCTGCCGCAAGCCTCCGCAAAGCCTCCCCAGCCTTACCCCCGGCAGCCGGGGCCCGCCGCAACAACGAAGCCACTTCCAGTCCCAACCCAAAAACCCCCAGAAAACTTCTGTCCTAACCGCGACGCGCCTCTGGGCAACCCAATCCGCAAGCGTCCGCAAAGCCTCCCCCAGCCTTACCCCCGGCGCCAGCCGGGGGCCCGCCGCAACAACGAAGCCACTTCCAGCTCAATCGGAAAAGCCCCAGAAAACTTCTGTTCGAAACCGCGACGCGACCCACCGGGCACCCAAGCCGGGGGCCTCCGCAAAGCCCCGAATCCAACCCCGTAGGACGGCGGACCCCCTGGTCCGCGCGGGATCCCCCGATCCCGCCCCCGTCCCCCCCCCAACTCACAAATCAAACGCCGTAGCATGCTTCGGCTGATACAGCCCCAACGCCCCTCCGCTGGGCAGCATCAGCCGGGTCAGCCTGCCCCAGCGCTCTTCCTGGACCGGCGCTAACTCCACTCCACGGGCGCGTAACTCGCCCATCGTGGCCTCCAGGTCGTCGCACATCAGGTAGACCTCGGCCGGCAGCAGCGAGCCATTCTTGGGCGCGGTCCCCGTGGTGTCGGCTGGATGCACGGCCGTCTCCGCCGGCGGCAACTGGAAAATCAGCCAGCCATGCCCCGCATCGACAAACGGCATTCCCAGCGATTCCCGTAGAAAGGCGCGGTCCGCCTCGGCATCGCGGCTGAAGAAAAGTACATGGGCTCCAGAGAACATGCAGCGAGTGTAAACCCAGAACCCGCTAAATGTGACCCCGGCAGCGCGCGATTCCCGCCAAAGCCTCCCGCCGCATGCGGGCCGGGTCGAAGTCGCCCGGCAGCCGGTCACTCATTGGCAGTGCGCGGAAGTCGGCGTCCGCCCAGGTATAAGCCTGCAAAGCGCGCGTCCAGTTTTTCCGGCGCACCTGCGCATCACCCAGATTCAGCGCGGCCCAACCGGCGTGCAGCCTCAAGTCGTGGTTGTCCGGCGCCTGCCGCAGCTCGGCCAGCAACCTCCGCCGCGCCTCACTTAGCAGCTCAATCGCCCGCTGCGCATTCCCAGCGTCCAGATAAGCCGGAGCCGCCGTGATCATCAGCTTCGCCAGCTCGATCCGTGCCCGGAAGTCGGACGGATCCTCGGCTGCGAGCTCCTCCTGGATGGCGAACGTCCTCTGGTAGTCCTCCACGGCGGAGCGGTTGTCCTTCAGCATGTGGTGGATCCACCCCATCTCCACGAGAACGAAGGAGAGTTCCATGCGGCCCCGCGTGTTGCGCGGCATCGCCTCCACCAGCTTCTTCTGCAGTTGCTCCGCCTGGAGAAAGTGCCGCAGCGCAGCTCCAAGGTCGCCCGCCTGCTGGCTGGCGCGCGCCAGGCTGCTGTGGCAGCGGGCCAGCGCACGCAGCATGCTCGCGTCCGATGGATCCTTCGCCAGCAACTGGGTGTAGGCGGCGATCGCGGCATTCCATAGCGGAATCGCGTCCGGCAATTTGCCGTCCATCCCGGCGTCATAGGCGATACGCACCTTGTACAACGCATCCAGCTCCGGGCGGTCCGGGTAACGCCGCGACCTCGTCCGCATCAGCCCCGTCAGTTCGGCACGCAGCGCGTTCCAGCCCTTCGCGTCGCCCTGGATCTCGTAGATGTCCGTAAGCCCCGTATCCGCATCCACCAGCAGCCGCTGCGCCTCGTCGTTTTGCGAATCAGATCTCAAATAGGCGAGCAGCAACTCACGCGCATGGCGGAAGCTGTCCAACGCTCCATCGAAATCGCCCAGGTTCGCCCGGCTCTGGTGACCCTGGACATCGCCGATCTTGAGGTACGCCGCCGCGATCTCCAGTTGCAGTTGGCGATTCTTGCCGCCGGTGGTCTCCAGTTCCCTCAAGTAGTGCAGCGCGCGCTCCACCAGCAGCTTGCGCGCCGGCGTGGAGCCGGGCAGGTCCGCAATCGCGTCGTGCAGCTCGTAAATCACGGTGCGCGCCAAGCCCCGGGCCTGCTGGAACCGCAACTCGCTCTGCCGCCACTGCCACAGGATCGCGGCCATGAAGATGGAAGCGGCCAGCACCGCCGCCGCCGAGACCGCCACGCCCCAGCGATGCCGCCGGACGAACTTGGCGGTGTTGTAGGTGAAGGTGCCGCGCGAGGCCCGCACCGGCAGGCCTAGCAGATGGTTCTCGATGTCTTGCCGGAACTCCTCCACCGTGGCATAGCGCAGCTCCGGCTCCTTCCGCAGCGCCATCAGCACGATGTCATCCAACTCCTGCGGCAACTTCACCAGATGGCTGGGCGGCTTAGGCTCTACCTCGCACACCGCGCGGTAGGTCTCCAGTGGCGAGGTATCCACGGCGGCGTACGGCCCTTGGCCGGACAGCAGTTCATACAGCACCACGCCCAGCGAATAAATATCCGTGGCCGTCGAAAGCGGCTCGCCGCGCACCTGCTCCGGGCTCGCATACGCCGGGGTCAGAAGGGTTGAGGTCGTTTGCGTAGTGGTCGTGCCGACGGCCTCGTCAAAGACCTTGGCCAGCCCGAAATCGAGCAGCTTCGGGTTGCCGGCCTCGGTCACCAGGATGTTCGCCGGCTTGATATCGCGATGGATCACCAGATTGCGATGCGCGTGCGCCACCGCGTCGCAGATCCGCATGAACAGTTTCAGCCGCTCGTCGACCGTGTAGTCTCTGGCCCGGCAGTATTCGATCACCGGCCGGCCTTGAATATACTCGAGGACGTAGTAAAGGCGCCCGTCCGCCGTCGCGCCGCCATCCATCAAAGCGGCAATGCCCGGATGCCGCAGGCTGGCGAGTATCTGCCGTTCCCTTCGGAACAGCTCCGCCAGGCGCGCCGCACCCGCGCCGGAGCGCATGATCTTCACCGCCACCTGCTGCGTATACGCGCCGTCGTCGCGCACGGCCAGATAGACGATCCCCATCCCGCCTTCACCCAACTCGCGCAGAATCCGGTAGGGTCCCAGCCGCTTGGGCGGTGCATCAGGCACCGGCTCCGGCCCCGCCTCCATCTCTGACCAGCGCGTCACCGGCAGCCTCTCCGCAGCCTCGGGTTCGTACCGCAGATATGCCTCGACCTCGGCTCGCAGGGCGGCATCCCCCGCGCACACGTCATCGAGATAGGCCGCGCGCCGGTCCGGCTCCAGCTCGAGTACGGCCGCCAGGATGTCCTTGATCTGGCTCCAGCGCTGGTCGATCATTTGCGCCGCGCCTCGCTGACGTGGCGCAGCAGCCACAGACGCGCCGTCGCCCACTCACGGTGAATGGTGGCCACCGAAATCCCCATCGATTCGGCAGCCTCCTCGGCCGTCAACCCGCCGAAGAACCGCAACTCCACCACGCGCGCCTGCTGCGGATCGATCTCCTCCAGCCGCCGCAGCGCCCGGTCCAGATCCAGGATCTGGACCTCCGGACCGCGCAGCATCGCATCGCCGTCGTCCATCGGCACCCGGATCAGCCCGCCCCAGCGTTTAGCCGCGCTATGGCTGGCGGCATGGTCCAGCAGGATGCGCCGCATCATCTGCGCCGCCAGGCCCAGCAGTTGCGCGCGGTTCCGCCAGTCGATGCAGTGCTGCCCCGCCAGTCGCAGATACACCTCGTGCACGAGGGCAGTCGGCTGCAGTGTGTGGTCGCGCCGCTCGCCATACATCTGAGCGGCCGCCAGCCGCTTCATCTCCGCATAGACGGACTGCATCAGCTCATCCAGCGACGGGCTCGAGTCAGGCATCTGCGAATATCGTATCCGAAACTACTTATTTGTTGAGAAGATTCCCGGCCCGTTGCCGCGTTCCGCCCTAGGAAGCCTGCATCCCCATGAGAAAACTCTCCCCCTCTTTCGCCGTCCTCGCTCTCGCCCTTGCCTGGCAATGTCCCGGCCAAGCCGTGTTCCATCAGAACCTGGTGGTGAACGGCGGCGCCGAGAACGGCGAGGGCGCCACTGGTATCAACGACCCCGCGGTAAGGCCCATCCCTGGCTGGACCGCCTCCGGCAGCCTCACTGTGGTCACCTATGGAGCCAACAGCCTTCTCGCCGCCGGTGATCCCGGGCCGCAGAATCGCGGGCTGAACTACTTCTCTGGAGGGCCGGGCGGAGGCGCTTCCACGGCTCGCCAGACCATCGACCTGTCCGCCCTCGCCACCGATATCGATGGCGGCCGCGTCCGCTTCTACCTCAGCGGATTCCTCGGCAGCGCCGATGGCTGGGATTCTCCAGTGATCCTGAAGGCGGCTTTCCGCAATGCCGCCGGCGAGGTGCTGCTGACGTCGTCCGTCAATGGGCCCTCGGCTCTCGAGAAGAACTACACCCCCGAACTCATGAACTCAGCCATGAGCGGCTACCTGCTGCCGAATACCCGCAGCGTCGACCTGCTGTTGGACATGACCGCCCCCAGCAGCGCGTTCAACTACTTCGGCGCCGACAACCTGTCGCTGATCCTCCGGCCAGAGTCTGTCACGGGGGTCAACCTGGTGGTGAACGGCGGCGCCGAGACGGCCGAAACCTCCGACGGCCTGATGGGCTATGGCTATCAGATGCCCGGCTGGACCGGCACAACCGACGTCTACGCCAGCCCCTATGACGACACCTCGTGGGAGGACGGCGCTTCCCTTCCGGCCGATCGCGGAAAGAACCTGTTCTATGCTGCCGGGCAACGCTCCATCGCCCTCCGCCAGACCGTCGATCTCACCCTGCTGCGCTCACTCATTGAGGCCGGAGCGGCAAACTACCGCTTCAGCGCCTGGCTGGGGACCTGCGCCGGCTGTCTCGACTCGGCCTCGGCTAAGGCCGAGTTCCTCAATGCGGCCGGGGAAATCATCGGCAGCGCGCCGCTGGACGCCGTCGGTGCGGCCGATCTTGGAGGCAAGGGTGGCCTGCTCCAGCGCCAGTCCGACGGAACCATGCCCGCCGCCGCCCGCCAGATCGTCATCACCCTGCAGTTTGTCAGCAACGATCCGCTGCAGTTCTTCGCCTACGCCGATTCGGTCTCGTTCGTGATCAAATCGCCGGCCACCGGCCTGTCCATCCAAAGCGGCGGAATCCTGAACTCGGCCAGCGTAGCCGGCGGCGCCGTGGCTCCGGGCGAGATGGTCACAATCAGAACGACAGGTGTCGATCTCGAGAGCATCGTGCGCATGCAGTTGACGCAGGACGGGCGGGTCAGCACCAGCCTGGCCGGAGCGAAGCTCTACTTCGACGGCACCCAGGCGCCGCTGTTATACGTGAACTCCAGTGAGATTGCCGCGATTGCCCCGTTCGATCTGGCCGGCAAAGCAAAAGCCGACGTGCGGATCGACTACAAAGGCGTACAGTCCAACACGGTCAGTATCGATGTCGCGGCGACCGCTCCCGGCCTCTTCACCCAGGAAGGGACCGGCCAGGGAGTTGGCCTCATCTATACAGACGGGTGGCAGTTGGTCTCCGCCGCCAATCCGGCCGCCAAAGGTTCAGTCGTGACAATCATTTGGACCGGAGGAGGCCAGACGGATCCGGGCGGCGTCGACGGCCGCATGGAGACCCAGTCGCTGCCTAAACCCAATGCAGGCGTGTC encodes the following:
- a CDS encoding ECF-type sigma factor yields the protein MPDSSPSLDELMQSVYAEMKRLAAAQMYGERRDHTLQPTALVHEVYLRLAGQHCIDWRNRAQLLGLAAQMMRRILLDHAASHSAAKRWGGLIRVPMDDGDAMLRGPEVQILDLDRALRRLEEIDPQQARVVELRFFGGLTAEEAAESMGISVATIHREWATARLWLLRHVSEARRK
- a CDS encoding VOC family protein; the encoded protein is MFSGAHVLFFSRDAEADRAFLRESLGMPFVDAGHGWLIFQLPPAETAVHPADTTGTAPKNGSLLPAEVYLMCDDLEATMGELRARGVELAPVQEERWGRLTRLMLPSGGALGLYQPKHATAFDL
- a CDS encoding serine/threonine-protein kinase; this translates as MIDQRWSQIKDILAAVLELEPDRRAAYLDDVCAGDAALRAEVEAYLRYEPEAAERLPVTRWSEMEAGPEPVPDAPPKRLGPYRILRELGEGGMGIVYLAVRDDGAYTQQVAVKIMRSGAGAARLAELFRRERQILASLRHPGIAALMDGGATADGRLYYVLEYIQGRPVIEYCRARDYTVDERLKLFMRICDAVAHAHRNLVIHRDIKPANILVTEAGNPKLLDFGLAKVFDEAVGTTTTQTTSTLLTPAYASPEQVRGEPLSTATDIYSLGVVLYELLSGQGPYAAVDTSPLETYRAVCEVEPKPPSHLVKLPQELDDIVLMALRKEPELRYATVEEFRQDIENHLLGLPVRASRGTFTYNTAKFVRRHRWGVAVSAAAVLAASIFMAAILWQWRQSELRFQQARGLARTVIYELHDAIADLPGSTPARKLLVERALHYLRELETTGGKNRQLQLEIAAAYLKIGDVQGHQSRANLGDFDGALDSFRHARELLLAYLRSDSQNDEAQRLLVDADTGLTDIYEIQGDAKGWNALRAELTGLMRTRSRRYPDRPELDALYKVRIAYDAGMDGKLPDAIPLWNAAIAAYTQLLAKDPSDASMLRALARCHSSLARASQQAGDLGAALRHFLQAEQLQKKLVEAMPRNTRGRMELSFVLVEMGWIHHMLKDNRSAVEDYQRTFAIQEELAAEDPSDFRARIELAKLMITAAPAYLDAGNAQRAIELLSEARRRLLAELRQAPDNHDLRLHAGWAALNLGDAQVRRKNWTRALQAYTWADADFRALPMSDRLPGDFDPARMRREALAGIARCRGHI
- a CDS encoding VOC family protein, which produces MPKNGSLLPAEVYLMCDDLEATMGELRARGVELAPVQEERWGRLTRLMLPSGGALGLYQPKHATAFDL